The following proteins come from a genomic window of Proteinivorax hydrogeniformans:
- the fabF gene encoding beta-ketoacyl-ACP synthase II, producing the protein MKNRVVVTGLGAVTPLGNNVNDYWNNLKKGESGIDFIKAFDTEEYKVKLAAEVKNFDPEVIGKKHAKRMDRYCQFAIAAADEAIENSGLDLDNVNRHRFGVVVGSGIGGIGTIEKQQQKLLEKGPNRVHPLFIPKIISNMAAGNIAIRFEAKGICTNIVTACATGTDCIGQAFKMIENNAADIIIAGGAEASITPLSMAGFTSLTALSKSTDPKRASIPFDKERNGFVMGEGAGVVILESLEHAQKRGAKIHGEVVGYGFTCDAHHMTSPAPKGEGAARAMKIALAEGKIEAKEVSYINAHGTSTEYNDKFETQAIKTVFGEGAKDVMVSSTKSATGHLLGAAGAIEAIASIKALENSFVPPTLGYSVFDEECDLDYVPNKGREKEMKYAMSNSLGFGGHNGVILFKKWSD; encoded by the coding sequence TTGAAAAATAGAGTTGTAGTTACCGGTCTAGGTGCTGTTACACCATTAGGTAATAACGTTAACGATTATTGGAACAACCTAAAAAAAGGTGAAAGCGGAATTGATTTTATAAAAGCTTTTGACACTGAAGAGTATAAAGTAAAATTAGCAGCTGAAGTAAAAAACTTTGATCCAGAAGTTATCGGTAAAAAGCATGCTAAAAGGATGGATAGATACTGCCAATTTGCAATTGCAGCTGCCGATGAAGCTATAGAAAACTCAGGACTAGATTTAGATAACGTAAATAGGCATAGATTTGGAGTTGTAGTTGGATCAGGTATCGGTGGAATAGGCACAATCGAAAAACAACAACAAAAGCTTTTAGAAAAAGGTCCCAATAGAGTTCATCCACTGTTTATACCTAAAATCATAAGTAATATGGCTGCGGGTAACATTGCTATACGCTTTGAAGCTAAAGGAATTTGCACAAATATCGTAACTGCCTGCGCTACCGGTACAGACTGTATAGGTCAGGCATTTAAAATGATTGAAAATAATGCTGCAGATATAATCATTGCAGGGGGAGCTGAGGCTTCTATAACTCCTCTTTCAATGGCAGGATTCACTTCTTTAACTGCCCTTAGTAAGAGCACAGATCCTAAAAGAGCTTCCATACCCTTTGACAAAGAAAGAAATGGCTTTGTAATGGGTGAAGGTGCGGGAGTAGTAATATTAGAATCCTTAGAGCATGCCCAAAAACGTGGGGCAAAGATACACGGAGAAGTTGTAGGTTACGGCTTTACTTGCGATGCTCATCATATGACATCGCCAGCACCTAAAGGTGAAGGAGCTGCGCGGGCAATGAAGATAGCTTTAGCAGAAGGGAAAATAGAAGCAAAAGAAGTATCATATATAAATGCCCACGGAACAAGCACAGAATACAATGACAAGTTTGAAACACAGGCGATAAAAACTGTTTTTGGTGAAGGAGCTAAGGATGTGATGGTAAGCTCGACAAAATCCGCAACAGGTCACCTTCTCGGTGCAGCAGGTGCTATAGAGGCTATTGCATCGATAAAAGCTTTAGAAAATAGTTTTGTACCTCCAACTTTGGGGTACTCCGTTTTTGATGAAGAATGTGATCTTGACTATGTTCCAAACAAAGGAAGAGAAAAAGAGATGAAATACGCTATGTCTAACTCTTTAGGGTTTGGTGGCCATAACGGTGTAATTCTATTTAAAAAATGGAGTGATTAA
- the accB gene encoding acetyl-CoA carboxylase biotin carboxyl carrier protein: protein MNIKEITELIKVMNKSNLTKLEIQENAVSIKMEKQGERVMVKEAQVVEPEEPVNTQEIDREEPTVKKKEQPKVETKVNDENTVTITSPIVGTFYESPAPGKPPYVKVGSKVAVGDTLCIVEAMKIMNEIDSEVCGEVVEVMVNDGDMVEFGQELFKIAKR, encoded by the coding sequence ATGAATATCAAAGAAATTACAGAGCTTATAAAGGTTATGAATAAATCAAACTTAACGAAATTAGAAATACAGGAAAATGCCGTTTCCATTAAGATGGAAAAGCAAGGGGAAAGGGTTATGGTTAAGGAAGCTCAGGTAGTTGAACCTGAAGAACCTGTCAACACCCAAGAGATTGATAGAGAAGAACCTACTGTAAAAAAGAAAGAACAACCTAAAGTAGAGACTAAAGTTAACGATGAAAATACCGTTACAATAACCTCACCAATCGTTGGAACTTTTTATGAATCGCCAGCGCCAGGAAAACCTCCTTATGTTAAAGTAGGAAGCAAAGTAGCAGTTGGAGATACCCTATGTATCGTTGAAGCCATGAAGATAATGAACGAAATCGACAGTGAGGTTTGTGGTGAAGTAGTGGAAGTAATGGTAAACGACGGGGATATGGTTGAGTTTGGACAAGAGTTATTCAAAATCGCTAAGCGATAG
- the fabZ gene encoding 3-hydroxyacyl-ACP dehydratase FabZ yields MTSLNAQQIKEIIPHRYPFLLVDKIVELEKGKKATGYKNVTVNEEFFNGHFPDNPVMPGVLIIEALAQVGAVAMLSTEEFAGKTAYFTGINKAKFRRKVVPGDVLKLEAELVKARRNAGVAKVEASVEGQKAADAEIMFMIG; encoded by the coding sequence ATGACTTCTTTAAATGCACAACAAATCAAAGAGATTATACCCCACAGGTATCCATTTTTGTTGGTGGATAAGATTGTAGAGTTAGAAAAAGGCAAAAAAGCAACAGGGTATAAAAATGTAACGGTAAATGAAGAGTTTTTTAATGGACACTTTCCTGATAATCCCGTTATGCCAGGGGTTCTTATCATTGAGGCCCTAGCTCAAGTTGGGGCAGTTGCCATGTTAAGCACTGAGGAATTTGCCGGTAAAACTGCCTACTTTACTGGTATTAACAAAGCCAAATTTAGGCGGAAGGTAGTCCCTGGCGATGTATTAAAGCTTGAAGCAGAGCTTGTAAAGGCAAGAAGAAATGCTGGTGTTGCCAAAGTGGAGGCTAGCGTCGAAGGTCAAAAGGCAGCAGATGCAGAAATCATGTTTATGATAGGGTGA
- a CDS encoding acetyl-CoA carboxylase biotin carboxylase subunit: MFKKILVANRGEIAIRIIRACREMGIETVAIYSTIDKDALHVQMADESVCVGPPNDSYTNITRIISATVLTGAEAIHPGFGFLSENSRFAQMCQECNITFIGPDGEIIDKMGNKSNARKLMMEAGVPVIPGSKEPVFDDEKAVSTAKNIGYPVMIKASAGGGGRGIRIVRSESELLDAFNMAKKEAKAAFGDDTMYMEKFLEKPRHVEIQILADHYGNTIHLGERDCSIQRRNQKVLEEGPCPILNEELREKMGDAAIKAARYVGYKNAGTIEFLLDSYNNFYFMEMNTRIQVEHPVTEFITGIDLIKEQIKIASGQKLNIKQKDVKFSGHAIECRINAEDPKRNFMPSPGKVDVLFIPGGLGVRVDTLLYDGYIIPPSYDSMIAKLIVHGKDRSEAINKMRRALGEFLLDGISTNIDFQFSIINNDKFLQGDYDTGFVSENLNL, from the coding sequence ATGTTTAAAAAAATATTAGTTGCAAATCGCGGAGAAATTGCAATTAGAATTATAAGAGCTTGCAGAGAAATGGGAATAGAAACAGTAGCCATTTATTCAACAATAGATAAAGATGCTCTCCATGTTCAAATGGCTGACGAGTCAGTATGCGTAGGGCCACCAAATGATAGCTATACTAATATTACTAGGATTATAAGTGCTACAGTGTTAACAGGAGCTGAAGCTATTCATCCTGGGTTTGGTTTTTTATCTGAAAACAGCCGTTTTGCCCAAATGTGTCAAGAATGTAACATAACATTTATCGGGCCTGATGGTGAAATTATTGATAAAATGGGCAATAAATCTAACGCCAGAAAGCTTATGATGGAAGCTGGTGTGCCTGTTATCCCAGGCTCTAAAGAACCTGTTTTTGACGATGAAAAAGCGGTATCGACTGCAAAAAATATAGGCTATCCTGTTATGATCAAAGCTTCTGCCGGCGGTGGTGGAAGAGGTATACGTATTGTACGGTCTGAAAGCGAGCTTTTAGATGCATTTAACATGGCAAAAAAGGAGGCTAAAGCCGCCTTTGGTGATGACACCATGTATATGGAGAAATTTTTAGAAAAACCTCGCCATGTGGAAATTCAGATTTTAGCTGATCATTATGGAAACACTATTCATTTAGGAGAAAGGGACTGTTCAATACAAAGACGTAATCAAAAAGTACTAGAGGAAGGTCCTTGTCCTATCCTTAATGAAGAGTTAAGAGAAAAAATGGGAGACGCTGCTATAAAAGCAGCTCGATATGTGGGGTATAAAAATGCCGGAACAATTGAATTTTTGCTAGACAGCTATAATAACTTTTATTTTATGGAAATGAACACCAGAATACAGGTAGAACACCCAGTTACTGAATTTATTACAGGCATTGATCTAATAAAAGAGCAGATAAAAATAGCTTCGGGGCAAAAACTTAACATAAAGCAAAAGGATGTCAAATTTAGCGGGCATGCTATTGAATGTAGAATAAACGCAGAAGATCCAAAAAGAAACTTTATGCCAAGCCCAGGGAAGGTAGATGTTTTATTTATACCTGGTGGTCTCGGTGTACGAGTGGATACACTACTTTATGATGGATATATTATACCTCCTTCGTATGATTCAATGATAGCTAAGCTTATAGTACATGGCAAAGATAGGTCAGAAGCAATTAACAAAATGCGAAGGGCTCTAGGAGAATTCTTACTTGACGGTATAAGTACTAATATAGATTTTCAATTTAGCATTATTAACAATGATAAATTCTTGCAAGGTGATTATGACACAGGCTTTGTTTCGGAAAATCTAAATTTATAA
- a CDS encoding acetyl-CoA carboxylase carboxyltransferase subunit alpha — MFKRLFKKTKYITVSPEKLEEFKAKEPQEDVEIKVGKGVSQGQKPNIPTGMWLKCNKCGQVIYKKDLEGSYKVCGFCTYHIRLSAQERIEQIIDQGTWTEINENIKSQNPLDFEGYPEKIKGLEEKTGLDEAVVSGIGKINDQSTVLCIMDSRFMMGSMGSVVGEKLTRAVEKAIEENLHLVVFTASGGARMQEGIFSLMQMAKVSAAISKLNEAGLLYIPVLTDPTTGGVTASFAMLGDVILSEPRTLIGFAGKRVIEQTIKQKLPEGFQSAEFLLEKGFVDKIVHREDLKQTLGDILKMHNFKGELDNFAKNDKKQILPDKLEKIDRTPFEKVKLARKIERPTSLDYINVIFDNFIELHGDRYFGDDSCVVGGLAYLNGTPVTVIGQQKGRDLKENIKRNFGMPNPEGYRKALRLMKQAEKFNRPVICFADTPGAYCGIGAEERGQGEAIAQNLTQMASLKTPIISIVIGEGGSGGALALTVADEIYMLENAIFSVLSPEGFASILWKNAGRAQEAANIMKITAQDLKDFGIIEKIIPEPKGDASLSPKETAKLLKQGIVEGLSEKLEEDIDRLLEKRYNKFRKIGQYIES, encoded by the coding sequence GTGTTTAAAAGACTTTTTAAAAAGACTAAGTATATAACTGTAAGTCCAGAAAAGCTTGAAGAGTTTAAAGCCAAAGAGCCTCAAGAAGATGTAGAAATAAAAGTTGGAAAAGGAGTTAGTCAAGGGCAAAAGCCAAATATTCCAACAGGAATGTGGCTTAAATGTAATAAATGCGGTCAGGTCATTTATAAAAAAGACCTAGAAGGAAGCTACAAGGTTTGTGGCTTTTGCACTTATCATATAAGGTTATCTGCCCAGGAAAGAATAGAGCAAATCATAGATCAAGGAACCTGGACTGAAATAAACGAAAATATTAAATCACAAAACCCTCTAGACTTTGAAGGTTACCCTGAGAAAATTAAAGGTCTCGAAGAAAAAACAGGATTAGACGAAGCGGTAGTTAGTGGAATAGGTAAAATAAACGATCAAAGCACGGTACTATGTATAATGGATAGCCGCTTTATGATGGGGAGCATGGGCTCTGTAGTTGGTGAAAAGCTTACAAGAGCAGTAGAAAAAGCCATCGAAGAAAACTTGCATCTGGTAGTGTTTACTGCTTCTGGAGGAGCTAGAATGCAGGAAGGGATATTTTCATTGATGCAGATGGCTAAGGTTAGCGCTGCAATCTCAAAACTAAATGAAGCAGGTTTGTTATACATTCCAGTGCTGACAGATCCTACTACAGGCGGAGTAACTGCTAGCTTTGCCATGTTAGGAGACGTTATTTTGTCAGAACCTAGAACTCTTATAGGATTTGCAGGGAAAAGAGTTATAGAGCAAACCATAAAGCAAAAGCTTCCCGAGGGTTTTCAAAGTGCAGAATTCTTATTAGAAAAGGGGTTTGTAGACAAAATAGTCCATCGAGAGGATTTAAAACAAACCTTAGGTGATATTTTGAAAATGCATAACTTCAAAGGTGAGCTAGATAACTTTGCAAAAAATGATAAAAAGCAGATATTACCTGATAAACTAGAAAAGATTGATAGAACTCCTTTTGAGAAGGTTAAGTTAGCTAGAAAGATAGAGCGTCCCACTTCTTTAGACTATATCAATGTTATTTTTGATAACTTTATAGAGTTACATGGAGATAGGTACTTTGGGGATGATAGTTGTGTAGTTGGAGGCTTAGCGTATTTAAACGGCACTCCGGTAACGGTTATAGGTCAACAAAAAGGTAGAGACCTAAAAGAAAATATTAAAAGAAATTTTGGAATGCCAAACCCAGAAGGGTATAGAAAAGCGCTACGGCTTATGAAACAAGCTGAAAAGTTTAATCGCCCAGTTATTTGCTTTGCTGATACGCCTGGTGCTTACTGCGGGATAGGAGCTGAAGAAAGAGGACAGGGAGAGGCAATTGCCCAAAACCTTACTCAGATGGCATCACTTAAAACTCCAATAATCTCTATAGTAATTGGTGAAGGTGGAAGTGGAGGAGCGCTAGCTTTAACGGTTGCTGATGAGATTTATATGTTAGAGAATGCTATATTTTCTGTGCTATCGCCAGAAGGTTTTGCTTCTATATTGTGGAAAAATGCCGGTCGGGCTCAAGAGGCAGCTAATATCATGAAAATTACTGCTCAAGACTTAAAAGACTTTGGAATAATTGAAAAAATCATACCAGAACCTAAGGGTGATGCTAGTCTTTCACCAAAAGAGACAGCAAAATTATTAAAGCAAGGTATTGTAGAAGGACTATCCGAAAAATTAGAAGAAGATATAGATAGGTTGCTAGAAAAGCGCTACAATAAGTTTAGGAAAATAGGTCAGTATATAGAAAGTTAA
- a CDS encoding biotin--[acetyl-CoA-carboxylase] ligase, with translation MLGKKIINLKAVDSTNSYAQKLAKQRYPEGTVVFAESQTKGRGRLGKSWLSLEEKGLYMSVIFRPPYKAAKTQLITPLTAAAVCSALRDFKLDAMIKWPNDIYISEKKVCGILSEISLKANKPSYVIVGIGINLNHKKDDFPIDLQHKSTSIRAEMGCPIDKQEVVKNLLFYLNMFYEEFIVKGNINSSISVCNKYSLLKGKIINVKNKEHIITGLAGEITSNGSLMIKDKVGTVKDVITGEVIKF, from the coding sequence ATGCTAGGAAAAAAAATAATAAATCTAAAAGCTGTAGATTCCACAAACTCCTACGCTCAAAAGTTAGCCAAACAGAGATACCCTGAAGGAACTGTAGTTTTTGCTGAGAGCCAAACAAAGGGTAGGGGGCGACTAGGTAAAAGCTGGCTTTCTTTAGAAGAAAAGGGTTTATACATGAGCGTTATTTTTAGGCCGCCTTATAAAGCAGCAAAAACTCAGCTTATCACCCCTCTAACAGCGGCAGCTGTTTGCAGTGCCTTAAGAGACTTTAAGTTGGACGCTATGATTAAGTGGCCCAACGATATATATATTTCTGAGAAAAAAGTTTGTGGAATTTTGTCAGAGATATCTCTAAAAGCAAATAAACCCTCGTATGTAATAGTTGGTATCGGCATAAACTTAAATCACAAAAAAGATGACTTTCCCATTGATTTGCAGCATAAATCTACGTCCATTAGAGCAGAAATGGGGTGCCCAATAGACAAGCAGGAAGTAGTTAAAAATTTGTTGTTTTACTTAAATATGTTTTATGAAGAGTTTATAGTTAAAGGGAATATAAACTCTTCAATAAGTGTATGCAATAAGTATTCTTTACTAAAAGGCAAGATAATTAACGTAAAAAACAAAGAACACATCATAACAGGCTTGGCAGGGGAAATAACCTCGAATGGGTCATTGATGATAAAAGATAAGGTTGGAACGGTCAAGGATGTTATAACAGGTGAAGTTATAAAGTTTTAA
- a CDS encoding NAD(P)H-dependent oxidoreductase subunit E: MSEKLVLQPKNDMEKDLPKEKFDELEAYIDSLEESEGTLIQVLHKAQKIFGYLPRDVQLFISRKMDITGARVYGVVSFYNYFNDKPPGEVTINVCTGTACFVKGANEIIAYLEEKLEIAAGQTTEDGRFTLNGVRCVGACGLAPVVIIGEKVYGRVKVEELDDILAKYER, from the coding sequence ATGAGCGAAAAGTTAGTTTTGCAACCCAAAAATGACATGGAAAAAGACTTGCCCAAGGAAAAGTTTGATGAGTTAGAGGCATACATTGACAGTCTTGAAGAAAGTGAAGGGACATTGATTCAGGTGCTGCATAAAGCTCAAAAAATATTTGGTTATCTTCCTAGAGATGTTCAGCTATTTATATCTAGAAAGATGGATATAACCGGCGCTAGAGTTTATGGAGTTGTGAGCTTTTACAACTACTTTAATGATAAACCACCTGGTGAAGTTACTATTAATGTTTGCACCGGCACAGCCTGTTTTGTAAAAGGAGCTAATGAAATAATAGCATACCTTGAAGAAAAACTAGAGATTGCTGCAGGTCAAACAACAGAAGATGGAAGGTTTACCTTAAACGGTGTGCGCTGTGTGGGGGCTTGTGGTCTCGCCCCTGTAGTGATAATAGGAGAAAAAGTCTATGGGAGGGTAAAGGTAGAAGAACTAGATGATATTTTAGCCAAATATGAAAGGTAG
- a CDS encoding (2Fe-2S) ferredoxin domain-containing protein: protein MKTLKELRDIREKASAKLKARNAADKSTIKVQVGMGTCGISSGARDTFMAILEEANNKNIDNLSITQVGCLGNCFEEPVVRLIYPGQKPKIFVNVDVEKAKEIIEEIKS from the coding sequence ATGAAAACCCTAAAAGAGCTTCGAGATATAAGAGAAAAAGCTTCAGCTAAACTTAAAGCTAGAAACGCTGCGGATAAAAGCACAATAAAAGTTCAAGTTGGCATGGGAACGTGTGGGATATCTTCCGGAGCAAGAGACACATTTATGGCGATACTAGAAGAAGCCAACAACAAAAACATAGATAACCTTAGCATAACTCAGGTTGGTTGTTTAGGTAACTGCTTTGAGGAGCCAGTGGTTAGGCTAATTTATCCTGGTCAAAAGCCAAAAATTTTTGTAAACGTAGATGTAGAAAAAGCAAAAGAAATAATCGAAGAAATAAAAAGTTAG
- the nuoF gene encoding NADH-quinone oxidoreductase subunit NuoF: MHLLVCGGTGCESQESDKLAGFLQHIIKSKGYQDEVLVIKTGCFGFCEKGPIVKVLPDNVFYVEVTPLDAKTIVKEHVIKGRIVEKLLYSEPDEEEKIKFQENMSFYKKQERIALRNCGLIDPENIEEYIALDGYQALGKVLTEMKPEEVIELIKESGLRGRGGGGFPTGFKWELTYRNKNDKKYIICNADEGDPGAFMDRSILEGDPHSVIEAMAIAGYAIGASKGYIYVRAEYPLAIDRLVTAIKQARDYGLLGTNVFESGFNFDVDIKYGAGAFVCGEETALVNSIEGGRGEPNAKPPFPAESGLYDKPTCVNNVETFVNIPAIIVNGPKWYNKFGTEKSNGTKVFALAGKVNNVGLVEVPMGITLREIIFDIGGGIKGNKKFKAVQTGGPSGGCIPESHLDISIDYESLQSIGSMMGSGGMIVMDEDDCMVDISKFYLEFSEEESCGKCTPCRIGNKRLHEILNKITEGKGTEEDLERLTDLGEMVKGSSLCGLGQSSPNPILSTLQFFYDEYVEHVKHKNCPAGVCKHLKKGKPQKALQNQ, from the coding sequence ATGCACCTTTTAGTTTGTGGCGGGACTGGCTGTGAATCTCAAGAAAGCGATAAGCTAGCGGGTTTTTTGCAGCACATCATTAAAAGCAAAGGGTATCAAGATGAAGTTTTAGTTATAAAGACAGGATGTTTTGGCTTTTGTGAAAAGGGTCCAATTGTAAAGGTCCTTCCTGATAATGTATTCTATGTTGAAGTGACACCTCTAGACGCAAAGACCATTGTTAAGGAACACGTCATAAAAGGTAGAATAGTTGAAAAGCTCCTTTATTCAGAGCCAGATGAAGAGGAGAAAATAAAGTTTCAAGAAAACATGTCCTTTTATAAAAAACAAGAAAGAATTGCTCTTAGAAACTGTGGTTTAATCGATCCTGAAAACATTGAGGAATATATTGCTTTAGATGGGTATCAAGCTTTGGGAAAAGTTCTAACGGAGATGAAACCAGAAGAAGTAATAGAACTTATTAAAGAAAGTGGTTTAAGAGGAAGAGGTGGAGGAGGCTTCCCCACAGGGTTTAAATGGGAGCTAACCTACCGAAATAAAAACGATAAAAAATATATTATCTGTAACGCTGATGAAGGTGACCCAGGTGCTTTTATGGATAGAAGCATACTAGAAGGAGATCCACATAGTGTTATAGAGGCCATGGCCATAGCTGGGTATGCCATTGGCGCAAGTAAGGGCTATATATATGTTAGGGCAGAATATCCTCTAGCTATCGATAGATTGGTAACAGCTATTAAGCAAGCAAGAGATTATGGCTTGTTAGGCACAAATGTTTTTGAATCTGGGTTTAATTTCGATGTAGATATCAAATATGGTGCAGGGGCTTTTGTTTGTGGAGAAGAAACAGCGCTAGTTAATTCTATAGAGGGCGGAAGGGGTGAACCAAATGCAAAGCCACCTTTCCCGGCTGAAAGCGGACTATATGACAAACCTACTTGCGTTAATAACGTAGAAACCTTTGTAAATATTCCTGCAATAATAGTCAACGGCCCTAAATGGTACAACAAATTTGGAACAGAAAAAAGTAACGGCACCAAAGTTTTTGCTTTAGCTGGCAAAGTTAATAATGTTGGATTAGTTGAGGTCCCCATGGGCATAACTCTTAGAGAGATTATCTTTGACATAGGCGGCGGCATAAAAGGAAACAAAAAATTTAAAGCAGTTCAAACAGGAGGGCCGTCAGGAGGATGCATTCCTGAAAGTCACTTAGACATCTCTATAGATTATGAGAGCCTACAATCCATCGGCTCTATGATGGGCTCTGGTGGGATGATAGTGATGGATGAGGATGACTGTATGGTTGATATTTCAAAGTTTTATTTAGAGTTTAGTGAAGAAGAATCATGTGGAAAGTGCACCCCTTGCCGTATAGGCAATAAACGACTTCATGAGATTTTAAATAAAATAACTGAAGGAAAGGGTACTGAAGAAGATCTAGAAAGATTAACAGATTTAGGTGAGATGGTTAAAGGGAGCTCGTTATGTGGTCTAGGTCAATCATCTCCCAACCCCATTTTAAGCACTTTACAGTTTTTCTATGATGAATATGTAGAGCATGTAAAGCACAAGAACTGCCCAGCAGGAGTATGTAAGCATTTAAAAAAAGGAAAACCCCAAAAAGCTTTACAAAATCAGTAA
- a CDS encoding NADH-dependent [FeFe] hydrogenase, group A6, protein MEKDKVTVTINNKTVTVPREYTILNAAVEAGVKIPTLCHLDLHDLKMVNRTASCRVCMVEVEGSPKLSPACATPVNDGMEIMTDTMKAITARRMSIELLLSNHPTDCLVCQKNLQCELQALAHQLGVREINYSGERTTYHLDTSSQAVVKNQDKCILCRRCETACNAIQTCGILSALNRGFETVVGPAFNLPMAETSCTYCGSCVAVCPTAALTEVNHIPKVWEALRNPKKYVVVQTAPAIRVALGELFGMEPGTIVTGKLAAGLKKLGFDKVFDTDFGADVTILEEASELLERIDNNKTLPMLTSCCPAWVSYIEHQFPDLVDIPSSCKSPHIMVGTIIKSYFAEKNNIDPKDITVVSIMPCVAKKAEAARTELSIDDNNNVDIVITTRELAMMFNEAGIDFDKLSDEEFDHPLGETTGASVIFGTTGGVIEAAVRTVHEWKTGEGLEKIEYEQLRGIEGLREAEVKVDGTKLNIGIAHGLGNARKLLEDIRNGKSKYHAIEIMACPGGCIGGGGQPYHYGNDEVVKARQKAIYEEEKNKEVRKSHLNKEVLKMYEEYFEKPYSEKAHKLLHTKYTPKERI, encoded by the coding sequence ATGGAAAAAGATAAAGTGACAGTTACTATAAATAATAAAACTGTGACTGTACCTAGGGAATATACAATTCTTAACGCAGCGGTGGAGGCAGGAGTAAAAATTCCGACGTTATGTCATTTAGATCTTCATGATCTAAAAATGGTTAACAGAACAGCTTCTTGTAGGGTTTGCATGGTTGAAGTAGAGGGCAGCCCCAAACTTTCCCCAGCTTGTGCAACCCCCGTTAATGATGGAATGGAAATAATGACAGATACAATGAAAGCGATAACTGCTCGGCGTATGTCCATAGAATTATTGCTCTCAAATCACCCTACCGATTGCCTAGTATGTCAAAAAAATCTACAATGTGAGCTTCAAGCCTTAGCCCACCAGTTGGGAGTTCGTGAAATTAATTATTCCGGTGAAAGGACAACTTATCACTTAGACACTTCAAGCCAAGCAGTTGTGAAAAATCAGGATAAATGTATTTTATGCCGACGGTGTGAGACAGCCTGTAACGCAATTCAGACTTGTGGTATATTATCAGCATTAAACAGAGGATTTGAAACCGTTGTTGGTCCAGCCTTTAACCTGCCTATGGCAGAAACATCTTGCACCTATTGTGGCTCTTGTGTAGCTGTTTGCCCTACTGCCGCATTGACTGAAGTAAACCACATACCCAAAGTTTGGGAGGCACTTAGAAATCCTAAAAAGTATGTAGTTGTCCAAACTGCCCCAGCAATTAGAGTTGCCTTAGGAGAACTATTTGGGATGGAGCCAGGTACGATTGTAACTGGCAAACTTGCCGCAGGGCTGAAAAAGTTAGGGTTTGACAAGGTATTTGATACAGATTTTGGAGCGGACGTAACAATTTTAGAAGAAGCCAGCGAGCTACTAGAACGGATAGATAATAACAAGACCTTACCTATGCTTACAAGTTGCTGCCCCGCTTGGGTTAGCTATATAGAACATCAATTTCCAGATTTAGTTGATATTCCATCTTCCTGTAAGTCACCGCATATCATGGTGGGAACGATAATTAAGAGCTATTTTGCTGAAAAGAATAACATAGACCCTAAGGACATTACAGTAGTTTCAATAATGCCTTGTGTGGCAAAAAAAGCAGAGGCAGCTAGAACAGAGCTCTCCATAGATGATAATAACAATGTAGATATAGTTATTACCACAAGAGAGTTAGCAATGATGTTTAACGAGGCAGGAATAGACTTTGACAAACTTTCAGATGAAGAGTTTGACCATCCACTAGGAGAGACAACAGGAGCATCAGTAATATTTGGCACAACAGGTGGGGTTATCGAAGCAGCAGTTCGCACAGTCCATGAATGGAAAACAGGTGAAGGACTTGAAAAGATTGAATATGAGCAACTTAGAGGAATTGAGGGCTTGCGAGAAGCAGAAGTTAAGGTAGATGGAACAAAGCTCAATATAGGTATCGCTCATGGTCTTGGTAACGCTCGTAAACTTCTAGAAGATATAAGAAATGGCAAATCCAAATATCATGCTATAGAAATCATGGCGTGCCCAGGAGGTTGCATAGGCGGAGGAGGTCAACCATACCACTATGGAAATGACGAAGTGGTTAAAGCAAGGCAGAAAGCGATATATGAAGAAGAGAAAAATAAAGAAGTGAGAAAGTCTCACCTAAACAAAGAAG